Below is a window of Oceanipulchritudo coccoides DNA.
CCCACCGCGCCACGGACCTGCGGCGCAAGCAGGCGCATCAGGTTGCTGTCACGCATGGGCGTCAGCGGATGATCCTTCATGGGGCTTTCAGCCAGAGGCTGTTGCCCAACAAACAGGTTACCCATGAAAATCGCGCGGCCGTTTTCGGGAAAAGCGGGACAGTAGATGGTCTGGGACGCGCCCAGATCAGCCATCAGCGCTTCGGAAACCGGCCCGATATTGCCTTCGGCTGTGCTGTCGAAGGTCGAGCAGTACTTCCAGAAGAACC
It encodes the following:
- a CDS encoding four-carbon acid sugar kinase family protein; translation: FFWKYCSTFDSTAEGNIGPVSEALMADLGASQTIYCPAFPENGRAIFMGNLFVGQQPLAESPMKDHPLTPMRDSNLMRLLAPQVRGAVGLVDRLTVAKGADAVRAALDALQSDGVAHVVTDAVAD